Proteins encoded together in one Altererythrobacter epoxidivorans window:
- the ndk gene encoding nucleoside-diphosphate kinase: protein MAVTRTFSIIKPDATRRNLTGAVTKMLEDAGLRVVASKRIHMTKDQAEGFYAVHKERPFFGELVDFMTSGPVVVQVLEGEDAVKRNRDIMGATNPADAADGTIRKTFAESIEANSVHGSDSDENAAIEIDFFFDKDEIVG from the coding sequence ATGGCGGTTACCCGCACCTTTTCGATCATCAAGCCCGATGCCACCCGCCGCAACCTGACCGGCGCAGTCACGAAAATGCTCGAAGATGCCGGCCTTCGCGTCGTCGCATCGAAGCGCATCCACATGACCAAGGACCAGGCAGAAGGTTTCTACGCCGTTCACAAGGAACGCCCCTTCTTCGGCGAACTCGTCGATTTCATGACCTCGGGTCCGGTTGTCGTCCAGGTTCTCGAAGGTGAAGACGCCGTGAAGCGCAATCGCGACATCATGGGCGCCACCAACCCTGCCGATGCTGCAGACGGCACGATCCGCAAGACCTTTGCGGAATCGATCGAAGCGAACTCCGTTCACGGTTCGGACAGCGACGAAAACGCTGCCATCGAAATCGATTTCTTCTTCGACAAGGATGAAATCGTCGGCTGA
- a CDS encoding LPS-assembly protein LptD — MLPDSQPSKQAVPYRLQAVALAAFVIVAPHSALAQSGTDIASQDAADNPVTAEDAQGTRSIDFEADELAYDSEADVVTASGNVVLRSEDRSVRADKVTWNREGGTILATGNVRFVDERGNQLYTESVELTDTFETGAMEELLLALRAGGRLAARSGERGEDGTVILKDAAYSACVVQNADGCDKKPSWRITADRVTYDPEQNRIRFKGAMLELFGARILPLPGLAVRSDGSATSGFLVPDLRFSESNGIEISGSYYMRFAENKDLTLGAYLYSQANPMVSAEWRHLTDKGAYQVTGYATHSSRISDFTGVATSEADPRGYLFTNGRFQFSPEWSLTGSIRLASDRTFLRRYDISRDDRLRSTINLERIDRDSYFSVSGWATQTLRLDADQGQVPLALPIIDYRRRLADPVFGGTVELHANSLSIVRSEGQDTQRAFAGARWDMRRLTGMGQVVTLTGLVRGDVYHTDETGLTSTAIYRGNPGWETRGVALGAVDVEWPFVGEAFGGTQVFKPRIQLVASPSIKNLAIPNEDARAIDLEDSNLFALNRFPGYDRLEDGVRLTYGFDWELFRPGWRIKSTIGQSYRFDKDSTILPDGTGLSERVSDFVGRTEVRFRDFVKFTHRFRLDKDNLAIRRNEFDATVGNRRTYAEIGYLRLNRDISTVEDLQDREELRVAARIAFAEYWSVFGAGVFNLTDREEDPSFNSDGFEPIRTRLGVAYQDDCLEFGATWRRDFATAGDAERGDTFQLFFSLRNLGVR, encoded by the coding sequence ATGCTCCCCGACAGCCAACCCTCGAAGCAGGCAGTTCCTTATCGCTTGCAGGCCGTTGCTTTAGCCGCGTTCGTCATCGTAGCGCCGCATTCGGCATTGGCTCAGTCAGGGACGGACATCGCCAGCCAGGATGCGGCCGACAACCCGGTTACCGCCGAAGACGCGCAGGGCACCCGCTCGATCGATTTCGAAGCCGACGAGCTCGCCTATGACAGCGAGGCGGATGTCGTCACGGCAAGCGGGAATGTCGTTCTGCGCAGCGAGGACCGCTCGGTAAGGGCCGACAAGGTTACCTGGAACCGCGAAGGCGGGACGATCCTGGCCACCGGCAACGTCCGCTTCGTCGACGAGCGTGGCAACCAGCTCTACACCGAAAGCGTCGAACTGACCGACACTTTCGAGACCGGCGCAATGGAAGAATTGCTGCTCGCCCTGCGCGCTGGCGGTCGTCTGGCGGCACGATCGGGCGAACGCGGCGAAGACGGTACGGTCATCTTGAAAGACGCCGCCTACAGCGCCTGCGTCGTGCAGAACGCCGACGGATGCGACAAGAAACCCAGCTGGCGCATAACGGCAGATCGGGTCACCTACGACCCCGAACAAAACCGCATCCGCTTCAAGGGCGCGATGCTAGAGTTGTTTGGCGCACGCATACTCCCGCTTCCGGGCCTTGCCGTGCGGAGCGACGGCAGCGCGACTTCGGGTTTTCTGGTCCCCGACCTTCGTTTCTCCGAATCCAACGGGATCGAGATCAGCGGCAGCTATTACATGCGCTTTGCCGAAAACAAGGACCTAACGCTCGGCGCATATCTCTATTCTCAGGCGAACCCGATGGTGTCGGCCGAATGGAGGCATCTGACCGACAAGGGCGCCTATCAGGTCACCGGTTACGCCACGCATAGCAGCCGCATTTCGGATTTCACCGGTGTCGCGACGAGCGAAGCCGACCCCCGCGGCTATCTGTTCACGAATGGCCGGTTCCAGTTTTCGCCCGAATGGAGCCTCACCGGCTCCATCAGGCTGGCAAGCGATCGGACATTCCTGCGCCGTTACGACATCAGCCGCGACGACAGGCTTCGCTCGACCATCAACCTCGAGCGGATAGACCGGGATTCCTATTTCTCGGTCTCGGGATGGGCCACGCAGACGCTGCGGCTGGATGCGGATCAGGGACAGGTTCCCCTCGCCCTTCCGATCATCGATTATCGTCGCCGCTTGGCCGATCCGGTTTTCGGCGGCACGGTCGAATTGCACGCCAACAGCCTGAGCATCGTCCGCAGCGAAGGCCAGGATACGCAGCGCGCCTTTGCAGGAGCGAGGTGGGACATGCGCCGCCTGACCGGCATGGGGCAGGTCGTCACCTTGACAGGCCTCGTGCGCGGCGACGTCTATCACACTGATGAAACAGGGCTGACTTCGACCGCGATCTATCGCGGCAACCCGGGCTGGGAGACACGTGGCGTCGCGCTGGGTGCAGTCGACGTCGAATGGCCTTTCGTCGGAGAAGCGTTTGGCGGAACGCAGGTGTTCAAACCGCGCATCCAGCTTGTCGCATCTCCATCGATCAAGAATTTGGCGATCCCGAACGAGGATGCGCGCGCAATCGATCTGGAAGATTCGAACCTCTTCGCGCTCAACCGTTTCCCTGGCTACGACCGGCTCGAAGACGGGGTCAGGTTGACCTACGGTTTTGACTGGGAGCTTTTCCGTCCCGGCTGGCGCATCAAGTCCACGATCGGTCAGTCCTACCGCTTCGACAAGGATTCGACGATCCTGCCCGATGGCACCGGGCTGTCGGAGCGCGTTTCTGACTTCGTCGGGCGAACAGAGGTCCGTTTCCGCGACTTCGTCAAATTCACGCACCGCTTCCGTCTCGACAAGGACAATCTGGCGATCCGGCGGAACGAATTCGATGCGACGGTGGGCAACCGGCGCACCTACGCCGAAATCGGATATTTGCGCCTCAACCGCGACATTTCGACGGTGGAGGACTTGCAGGACCGCGAGGAATTGCGGGTTGCCGCGCGTATCGCTTTTGCCGAATACTGGTCGGTGTTCGGTGCCGGCGTATTCAACCTGACCGACCGCGAGGAAGACCCCAGCTTCAACTCCGACGGCTTCGAACCGATCCGCACCCGTCTGGGCGTGGCATACCAGGATGACTGCCTGGAATTCGGCGCAACATGGCGGCGCGATTTCGCCACCGCGGGCGATGCCGAACGCGGCGATACTTTCCAGCTGTTCTTCTCTCTTCGCAATCTCGGCGTGCGCTAG
- the purM gene encoding phosphoribosylformylglycinamidine cyclo-ligase — protein sequence MSGNNSSYTYADAGVSIEAGNALVKAIGPLVKATSRPGADSEIGGFGGFFDPKAAGFKDPLLVAANDGVGTKLKLAIDFDKHDTVGIDLVAMCVNDLIVQGAEPLFFLDYFATGKLENGVAERVIAGIADGCKQAGCALIGGETAEMPGMYAAGDYDLAGFCVGAVERGEQLTGDKVKPGQVLIGLASSGVHSNGYSLVRRLAADKGWKLDRPALFDQERILVDALIEPTRIYVKSLLPVIRSGRIAALAHITGGGLLENIPRVLPEGSHAVVDAAGWEQPRLMAFLQAQGNIEPVEMARTFNCGVGMVLVVDADDVEGVAADLEGAGETVVRVGEITEGERGCTVRGPQGCWSATSDWEATHLA from the coding sequence ATGAGCGGCAATAATTCTTCGTACACCTATGCCGATGCCGGCGTTTCGATCGAGGCGGGCAACGCCCTCGTCAAGGCAATCGGCCCGTTGGTGAAGGCGACATCGCGCCCCGGTGCAGACAGCGAGATCGGCGGTTTCGGCGGCTTTTTCGATCCAAAGGCAGCAGGTTTCAAGGATCCGCTGCTGGTCGCCGCCAACGATGGCGTCGGCACCAAGCTGAAGCTCGCGATCGATTTCGACAAGCATGACACGGTCGGCATCGACCTTGTCGCGATGTGCGTCAACGACCTCATCGTCCAAGGCGCAGAGCCGCTGTTTTTCCTCGACTATTTCGCCACCGGCAAGCTCGAGAACGGTGTGGCCGAGCGCGTGATCGCTGGCATTGCCGATGGCTGCAAACAGGCAGGCTGCGCCTTGATCGGTGGTGAAACGGCTGAAATGCCCGGCATGTATGCGGCTGGCGATTACGACCTGGCCGGTTTCTGTGTCGGAGCCGTCGAGCGCGGCGAACAATTGACCGGCGACAAGGTGAAACCTGGCCAGGTGCTTATCGGCCTCGCATCATCGGGCGTCCATTCAAATGGCTATTCGCTCGTCCGCAGGCTGGCGGCGGACAAGGGTTGGAAGCTCGACCGCCCCGCCCTGTTCGATCAGGAGCGCATTCTGGTCGATGCGCTCATCGAGCCCACCAGGATTTACGTCAAAAGCCTGCTTCCCGTCATCCGCTCGGGCCGGATTGCGGCACTTGCGCACATTACCGGCGGCGGCTTGCTCGAGAATATCCCGCGAGTCCTGCCGGAAGGTTCGCATGCCGTAGTCGATGCCGCTGGCTGGGAGCAGCCACGGTTGATGGCATTTCTACAGGCGCAGGGAAATATTGAGCCAGTCGAGATGGCCCGAACCTTCAACTGCGGCGTGGGCATGGTGCTCGTCGTCGACGCTGACGACGTCGAAGGCGTCGCGGCCGACCTCGAAGGTGCTGGTGAGACTGTGGTCCGCGTGGGTGAGATCACTGAAGGCGAACGCGGGTGCACCGTTCGCGGCCCGCAAGGATGCTGGAGCGCGACTTCCGATTGGGAGGCCACGCACCTTGCCTGA
- the mddA gene encoding methanethiol S-methyltransferase, translated as MMLFAVGCYFAFFATFLYLVGWVGGFDFMPTHVDKGPAMAPATAALVDIALIALFGIQHSAMARQSFKDGWTKVVSPVLERSVYLLATIAVLFILFRFWSPIEGTVWSVQNETGRMILWGMFWLGWAILFISTWLLNHFELFGLQQAWLHLRGKEAAPPRMRTPLFYKSVRHPLYTGFFIAFWATPDMTYSHLLAAVGFTAYILVGIAYEEKDLLRVFGNEYAEYRKQVGKIIPGIGKQG; from the coding sequence ATGATGTTATTCGCGGTAGGCTGCTACTTCGCGTTTTTCGCTACATTTCTGTATCTTGTCGGCTGGGTCGGCGGTTTCGACTTCATGCCTACGCATGTCGACAAGGGGCCGGCAATGGCGCCTGCGACAGCGGCACTGGTCGATATCGCACTGATCGCACTGTTTGGAATTCAACACTCCGCGATGGCCAGGCAATCGTTCAAGGACGGCTGGACCAAGGTGGTCTCGCCGGTGCTTGAACGCAGTGTCTATCTGCTCGCCACGATCGCCGTACTGTTCATCCTGTTCCGTTTCTGGAGCCCGATCGAGGGGACGGTCTGGTCGGTGCAGAACGAAACGGGGCGGATGATCCTGTGGGGCATGTTCTGGCTTGGCTGGGCCATCTTGTTCATCTCGACCTGGCTACTCAACCATTTCGAACTCTTCGGCCTGCAACAGGCGTGGCTGCACCTGCGCGGAAAGGAAGCTGCCCCGCCGCGGATGCGAACGCCGCTGTTCTACAAGTCGGTTCGACACCCGCTCTACACGGGCTTCTTCATCGCGTTCTGGGCAACACCCGACATGACCTACAGCCATCTGCTCGCTGCAGTCGGCTTCACTGCCTACATCCTTGTCGGCATCGCTTACGAGGAAAAGGACCTGCTGAGGGTATTCGGGAACGAATATGCCGAATACCGCAAGCAAGTGGGCAAGATCATCCCGGGCATCGGCAAACAGGGCTGA
- a CDS encoding DUF2256 domain-containing protein has product MARMRRKSDLPSKICAACGLPFTWRKKWERDWDEVRYCSDRCRRNKPAKAEGTGG; this is encoded by the coding sequence ATGGCCCGCATGCGTCGCAAGTCCGATCTTCCATCGAAGATCTGCGCCGCGTGCGGGCTTCCTTTCACCTGGCGAAAGAAATGGGAGCGCGACTGGGACGAGGTGCGCTATTGCTCCGATCGTTGCCGGCGTAATAAACCAGCGAAGGCAGAGGGGACCGGCGGATGA
- a CDS encoding sulfotransferase: protein MASVAPSRPHPLARAPLVDRLARFLDHGWDKGWIPPPPLDPEELIRRGSKGFRAEDETFGRSPENVEDFRLRLEKLCDAVGSEARLNAVGRAFAYGLLTRAIQQRFALGALWRKRPDLLSTPIAPPIIVAGQMRSGTTRIHRLLAADPAHSATRFCDSWHPVPERPDLRPLRGGFKLFMARKLDPWIDSLHPFGAARADEELGWLASALDHSAYEAQWHIPSYVAFSEARDPTPVYREFERILRTDAAQHGNADRPRVLKVPQFTEDLMVLLDRFPNAKLVVSKRCSEETLRSSVSLVANQMVIQSDEVDLDRIENEWRRKIALRQRRLEQALSTFDGTVAEIDFDRLGEDWQAEMKRLYDELGLPLGAVALNAMRAEMDRSENGQHKAHAAHLAGFASQA, encoded by the coding sequence ATGGCATCGGTCGCACCGTCAAGACCGCATCCCCTGGCAAGAGCGCCGCTTGTCGATCGGCTGGCGCGTTTTCTGGACCACGGTTGGGACAAGGGCTGGATTCCCCCTCCTCCGCTCGATCCTGAAGAATTGATCAGGCGCGGCTCGAAGGGGTTTCGCGCTGAGGACGAGACTTTCGGCAGGTCGCCAGAAAATGTCGAGGACTTCAGGCTCCGGCTCGAGAAGCTTTGCGATGCGGTGGGTAGCGAAGCGCGGCTCAATGCAGTCGGGCGGGCTTTCGCCTACGGCCTGTTGACCCGCGCCATACAGCAGCGCTTCGCGCTGGGAGCGTTGTGGCGAAAGCGGCCAGACTTGCTTTCGACACCGATTGCCCCACCCATCATTGTCGCCGGACAGATGCGCAGCGGCACGACGCGCATTCACAGGTTGCTTGCGGCAGATCCGGCGCATAGTGCGACCCGCTTCTGCGACAGCTGGCATCCTGTCCCCGAACGTCCGGATCTTCGCCCGTTGAGGGGCGGATTCAAGCTGTTCATGGCGAGGAAGCTCGACCCCTGGATCGACTCGCTGCATCCGTTCGGAGCCGCGCGCGCGGACGAGGAGCTCGGATGGCTTGCCAGCGCGCTCGACCATTCTGCTTATGAGGCGCAATGGCATATCCCGTCATATGTCGCTTTCAGCGAAGCACGCGATCCGACGCCGGTCTATCGTGAATTCGAGCGGATATTGCGAACCGATGCGGCGCAGCACGGAAATGCCGACAGACCCCGGGTGCTGAAGGTCCCGCAGTTTACCGAGGACCTTATGGTTCTGTTGGACAGGTTTCCAAACGCCAAGCTCGTCGTTTCGAAGCGCTGCAGCGAAGAAACCTTGCGCAGTTCGGTTTCGCTCGTCGCAAACCAGATGGTTATCCAGTCGGACGAAGTCGATCTCGACCGGATCGAGAACGAATGGCGACGCAAGATCGCTTTACGGCAGCGCCGGTTGGAGCAAGCCCTATCGACCTTTGACGGAACGGTCGCCGAAATCGATTTCGACCGCCTCGGTGAAGATTGGCAGGCCGAGATGAAGCGGCTTTATGACGAACTAGGGCTGCCGCTCGGTGCAGTAGCGCTCAATGCCATGCGCGCAGAAATGGACCGAAGCGAAAATGGGCAGCACAAGGCGCATGCCGCCCATCTCGCCGGCTTCGCGTCTCAGGCTTGA
- a CDS encoding heavy-metal-associated domain-containing protein: MLALGFLAGVVAVVWAQVEGDRGIAPVASSSDIDVTGIEVDASGDTAEEARENGWREAQRKAWEKLKGPEISDSQLESLVSAIVIEQERIGPKRYIAKLGVIFDRARSSRYLGGESQGRRSAPMLVLPVTMSAGTATMYEVRNPWQRAWAEFNPGTSQIDYVRPAGSGGESLLLTYGQTGRRSRTWWRAVLDQFAAADVIVPIADLHYQWPGGPVEGTFMARYGPDSTYLDGFKLTADNPAELPQMLAQAVQRFDGIFEKALADGKLRPDPTLSLGAGGTMDPGLQRLIEIGRAMQRREAAIEAGASENPDTPSPSETPDQPAVLASYVVQFASPDAGTIDQTLAAVRSTAGVRGAVTSSLAIGGTSVMRVTYGGSLEQLASALRQRGFSVTQGSNALAISR; encoded by the coding sequence GTGCTTGCGCTCGGCTTTCTGGCTGGCGTGGTCGCCGTCGTCTGGGCACAGGTAGAAGGTGATCGCGGTATCGCTCCCGTTGCTTCCAGCAGCGACATCGACGTGACCGGCATCGAAGTCGATGCAAGCGGCGACACAGCTGAAGAAGCGCGCGAAAACGGGTGGAGAGAGGCACAGAGAAAGGCTTGGGAGAAGCTGAAAGGCCCGGAGATTTCGGATAGCCAGCTCGAAAGCCTCGTGTCTGCGATTGTCATCGAACAGGAACGGATCGGCCCGAAGCGCTACATCGCGAAGCTGGGTGTCATTTTCGACCGTGCCCGTTCGTCACGCTATCTCGGCGGAGAATCGCAAGGGCGCCGCTCGGCACCCATGCTGGTGCTGCCTGTCACCATGAGTGCAGGCACTGCGACCATGTACGAGGTCCGCAACCCGTGGCAGCGCGCCTGGGCCGAATTCAATCCGGGGACGAGTCAGATCGATTACGTTCGCCCCGCTGGCAGCGGCGGCGAATCGCTTCTGCTGACCTATGGCCAGACAGGCAGGCGCAGCCGTACGTGGTGGCGCGCAGTGCTCGACCAGTTTGCCGCAGCGGACGTCATCGTGCCTATTGCGGATCTCCATTATCAGTGGCCGGGTGGTCCGGTCGAAGGAACCTTCATGGCGCGCTATGGCCCCGACAGCACTTATCTCGACGGGTTCAAGCTGACGGCGGACAATCCGGCGGAACTTCCGCAGATGCTCGCGCAGGCAGTGCAGCGCTTTGACGGGATTTTCGAGAAGGCGCTTGCTGACGGAAAGCTGCGTCCCGACCCGACCTTGAGCCTTGGCGCTGGCGGCACGATGGATCCCGGTCTGCAAAGGCTGATCGAGATCGGACGGGCAATGCAGCGCCGCGAAGCAGCGATTGAAGCGGGGGCTTCGGAAAATCCTGATACTCCTTCACCGAGCGAGACACCGGATCAACCGGCCGTTCTGGCGTCATATGTCGTCCAGTTCGCAAGTCCCGATGCCGGTACCATCGACCAGACGCTCGCTGCGGTGCGTTCGACGGCCGGTGTGCGCGGCGCAGTGACGAGCAGCCTTGCGATCGGTGGAACTTCCGTCATGCGCGTCACCTATGGCGGTTCGCTCGAGCAACTCGCGTCTGCCCTGCGTCAACGGGGCTTCAGCGTGACACAAGGCAGCAACGCGCTCGCCATTTCCCGCTAG
- a CDS encoding leucyl aminopeptidase: MQIQISDTKPGDIRLHAIVVNEGVRPTGLDGAITDGADAARFKGRAGQTFEGFSAEGGKLTRVALAGAGDAKSKDRKLNLEKAGAALAAKYLCSGEASMILDLGQAGLSASDAGAVLLGLRLRSWRHDAYRTKLKEEQKKSLSSVIVVNAPKGTDEALVDATALAEGVEFTRDLVAEPANKLYPVSFVHRCEKAFAGTGAELVVLDDDQMEELGMGALLGVGQGSEQPSRILAIKWMGGNPSDAPIAFVGKGVTFDTGGISLKPGPGMGDMKWDMGGSGAVVGAMLALVKRKAKANVVGVVGLVENMPDGKAMRPGDIVTSMSGQTIEVLNTDAEGRLVLCDVLTWVQREFKPARIVDLATLTGAMIISLGSEHGGLFSNDDSLAGDLLDAGKRTGDKLWRFPLSPAYDKMINSPIADMQNIGPKGAGSITAAQFLQRFIENGTPWAHLDIAGMVWADKPGHTWDKGATGFGTRLLDDFIRTTVKG; this comes from the coding sequence ATGCAAATCCAGATTAGCGACACCAAGCCCGGCGACATTCGCCTCCATGCCATCGTGGTGAACGAAGGCGTGAGGCCGACGGGACTCGACGGCGCCATCACCGATGGCGCGGACGCAGCCCGCTTCAAGGGGCGCGCAGGACAGACGTTCGAAGGTTTCAGCGCGGAAGGCGGCAAGCTGACCCGTGTCGCGCTCGCTGGCGCAGGCGATGCGAAGTCTAAGGACCGCAAGCTCAATCTTGAAAAAGCAGGCGCGGCACTGGCTGCGAAATATCTCTGTTCGGGCGAAGCGTCGATGATCCTCGATCTTGGCCAGGCAGGGCTAAGCGCAAGCGATGCCGGCGCGGTACTGCTTGGTCTGCGTCTTCGCAGCTGGCGTCACGATGCCTACCGCACCAAGCTGAAAGAAGAGCAGAAGAAGTCGCTTTCGAGCGTCATCGTTGTGAACGCGCCAAAGGGTACGGACGAAGCCCTCGTCGATGCGACTGCTCTTGCAGAAGGTGTAGAGTTTACGCGCGACCTGGTCGCCGAACCCGCCAACAAGCTTTATCCGGTCAGCTTCGTGCATCGCTGCGAGAAGGCATTTGCCGGAACCGGTGCCGAGCTCGTCGTGCTCGATGACGACCAGATGGAAGAGCTGGGCATGGGCGCGCTGCTCGGCGTTGGGCAGGGCAGCGAGCAGCCTTCGCGTATCCTCGCGATCAAGTGGATGGGCGGCAATCCTTCCGATGCGCCCATCGCTTTCGTCGGCAAGGGCGTGACATTCGACACCGGCGGCATTTCGCTGAAGCCCGGTCCGGGCATGGGCGACATGAAGTGGGATATGGGCGGTTCGGGTGCAGTCGTCGGCGCCATGCTTGCACTCGTAAAGCGCAAGGCCAAGGCGAACGTCGTCGGCGTTGTCGGCCTGGTCGAAAATATGCCCGACGGCAAGGCAATGCGCCCTGGCGATATCGTTACGTCGATGTCCGGCCAGACCATCGAGGTGCTGAACACCGACGCGGAAGGCCGCTTGGTCCTTTGCGACGTGCTCACCTGGGTCCAGCGTGAGTTCAAGCCGGCCCGCATCGTCGATCTGGCGACCCTCACTGGCGCGATGATCATTTCGCTGGGAAGCGAACATGGCGGCCTGTTCTCGAATGATGACAGCCTGGCCGGCGACCTGCTCGACGCAGGCAAGCGCACAGGCGACAAGCTGTGGCGTTTCCCGCTGTCGCCGGCATATGACAAGATGATCAACAGCCCGATCGCCGACATGCAGAATATCGGTCCCAAGGGTGCAGGCTCGATCACGGCAGCGCAATTCCTCCAGCGCTTCATCGAGAATGGCACCCCTTGGGCGCACCTCGACATTGCGGGAATGGTCTGGGCGGACAAGCCGGGACACACCTGGGACAAGGGTGCCACAGGGTTCGGCACACGCCTGCTGGACGATTTCATCCGGACCACCGTCAAGGGTTGA
- a CDS encoding DNA polymerase III subunit chi: MTRVDFYQLSRDPVERVVAMLARKVAELGECLLVVSADVEHRKILSREMWRSGAEEFLANGDVTQPGPDRQPILLSDSAGALNAAKIVIMADGKWRDEALQFERALLLFGPDETEAARNLWRELDGNDQVQREIHKQDERGKWRAGA, from the coding sequence ATGACCCGTGTGGATTTCTACCAGCTCAGCCGCGATCCGGTGGAACGGGTCGTCGCCATGCTTGCCCGCAAGGTGGCCGAGCTTGGCGAGTGCTTGCTGGTCGTCAGCGCCGATGTGGAACACCGCAAGATACTGAGCCGCGAGATGTGGCGCAGCGGGGCAGAGGAATTCCTTGCCAATGGCGATGTCACGCAACCAGGGCCCGACCGCCAACCCATCCTGTTGTCTGACAGTGCAGGTGCCCTGAATGCTGCCAAGATCGTCATCATGGCGGACGGGAAATGGCGCGACGAGGCACTGCAATTCGAGCGTGCTCTGCTCCTGTTCGGTCCTGACGAGACCGAAGCCGCTCGAAATTTGTGGCGCGAGCTTGACGGTAACGATCAGGTTCAGCGCGAAATACACAAGCAGGACGAGCGTGGAAAATGGCGCGCCGGCGCCTAG
- the purN gene encoding phosphoribosylglycinamide formyltransferase gives MPDKAKIAVFISGSGTNMAALLYASRMADAAYEIVLVASNNPEAGGLSLAQAEGIETFSLPHKGMSRADHDSAMEQAVKDAGAEYIVLAGYMRILGAEFVDRWAGRMLNIHPSLLPKYKGLDTHARAIAAGDKFGGVSVHIVTPELDDGEILGQLKVAIQPGDTPEALASRVLFAEHQLYSRTLNDYVSRERDPAYLLDKVRQLALALPETHERESHGSPGWRAGSEKSGKYFAYFNDQHHGSEHIALLVKTGSMDELLGLVEAQPHAYFKPAYYGASGWIGIILNRSGVDWDHVSDWLERSWRSVAPKSATKLIDAADEF, from the coding sequence TTGCCTGACAAGGCGAAGATCGCGGTATTCATTTCGGGTAGCGGCACGAACATGGCCGCGCTGTTATATGCCAGCCGCATGGCCGATGCCGCTTACGAGATCGTGCTGGTTGCATCCAACAACCCCGAAGCCGGCGGCCTTTCGCTCGCTCAAGCTGAAGGCATCGAGACTTTCAGCCTGCCGCACAAGGGCATGAGCCGCGCGGACCACGATTCCGCGATGGAGCAAGCGGTGAAGGATGCGGGCGCCGAATATATCGTGCTCGCAGGATACATGCGCATTCTCGGCGCCGAATTCGTGGACCGGTGGGCTGGCCGGATGCTCAACATCCATCCTTCGCTACTGCCGAAATACAAGGGGCTGGACACCCACGCCCGTGCCATTGCGGCGGGCGACAAGTTCGGCGGAGTGAGCGTCCACATCGTGACGCCCGAGCTCGACGATGGTGAAATCCTCGGACAACTAAAGGTTGCTATCCAGCCCGGCGACACGCCTGAAGCGCTTGCCTCGCGGGTGCTGTTTGCCGAACACCAGCTGTATTCGCGCACGCTCAACGACTACGTCTCGCGCGAACGAGATCCGGCGTATCTGCTCGACAAGGTGAGGCAACTTGCGCTCGCCCTTCCGGAAACGCACGAGCGGGAAAGCCACGGCTCGCCCGGCTGGCGCGCCGGCAGCGAAAAATCGGGCAAGTACTTCGCCTATTTCAACGACCAGCATCATGGCAGCGAGCATATCGCGCTGCTCGTGAAAACGGGCAGCATGGACGAATTGCTCGGCCTCGTCGAAGCGCAGCCGCACGCATATTTCAAACCGGCCTATTACGGCGCCAGTGGTTGGATCGGGATCATTCTCAACCGATCGGGAGTGGATTGGGACCATGTGTCGGATTGGCTCGAACGAAGCTGGCGCAGCGTTGCTCCCAAGAGCGCGACGAAACTGATCGACGCCGCTGACGAGTTCTGA
- a CDS encoding HdaA/DnaA family protein, with protein sequence MSQIALPLDLRGRSDPESIVIGNANRAIYEALMDHAAWPFRTAVLTGPDRSGKSLIGKWASGQGVAVIDDAEREDETDLFHRWNAAQESGEPLLLISNRQPWDISLPDLRSRLGGSLQLEIGTPDDDMVAQLIESMAAQRGLSLSEGATAYLVPRIERSFSGIERLVEVIDRLSLERKTPATMSVWRDALDQIQGPEQQRLL encoded by the coding sequence GTGTCGCAGATCGCTTTACCTTTGGACCTTCGCGGTCGATCGGACCCTGAATCGATTGTCATCGGCAATGCCAATCGTGCCATTTACGAGGCGCTGATGGACCACGCTGCATGGCCGTTCCGAACGGCGGTGCTGACCGGCCCCGACCGTTCTGGCAAAAGCTTGATCGGCAAATGGGCATCGGGTCAGGGTGTTGCCGTCATCGACGACGCGGAAAGAGAGGACGAAACCGACCTCTTCCATCGCTGGAATGCGGCACAGGAAAGCGGCGAGCCGCTCTTGCTCATTTCGAACCGCCAGCCCTGGGACATTTCGTTGCCCGATCTGAGATCGCGCCTGGGTGGTTCGCTGCAGCTCGAAATCGGGACGCCCGACGATGACATGGTCGCGCAATTGATCGAGTCGATGGCCGCACAACGCGGCCTGTCGCTCTCCGAAGGTGCGACAGCCTATCTCGTGCCGCGCATAGAGCGTAGCTTCTCCGGTATCGAGCGATTGGTGGAGGTGATCGATCGCCTGAGCCTTGAACGCAAGACGCCCGCCACCATGTCGGTATGGCGCGATGCCCTCGATCAGATTCAGGGGCCCGAGCAGCAACGCTTGCTTTGA